From the genome of Deferribacteraceae bacterium V6Fe1:
GACAGATTTATTATAGGTATTAACTTTTGCCTGACATTTGCCGTCCCTATTACAGCGGGGTGTGAATCAGGGACTTTGACGATTTCAGGGAAAAGGATAATCTCCCTGACTTTTGCTACATTTATGCCGAAATAATGCTCTTTTTCGCCCCTAATAATAAACTCAACAACTTCAAACTCATTTGTGCCTACTTCAAGCAAAATTTCATGATCAATTCCCATAATCTTCTCCTAACAGAAAATATCATACAAACCGATGGCATTCAAGGGAAATATAATTATTTTTTTAGAAAAGTGTAAAGAAAAAATTCATAACAAAAAAGGCGGCTAAGCCGCCTTAAAATTATTATTCAGCACACCCCGTAAGTTCATATGGAACCATTTTAAATGTTCCAAGCGGATTAGTTACAGGAAAACCTGCCTCAATCCATCCTTTTATACCACCTTTAAGATTTACAACATTCTGATAACCCAACCTTTTTAATGTTTCTGCGGCCAATACCCCTCTACCGCCAACTTTACAATAAGTAACAATGAGCTTATCAGTCGGGATATTCATCTTTGGTAGCATAAATTCGATCAAACCTCTGCTAATATTGTAATACTCTTTAGCCTCAATTTTTGCTGCAGGCACCTCTTCCTTTGTCCTAACATCGATAAGCACAAAATTTACCTTGCCTTTAATTAAGTCCATAAGCTCCTGAGGGGTTATCTCCTTAACCATTTGCTTTGCAGCACTTACCATCGCTTTGCTGTTGTCAGCAACAGGGTTTGCCTCAGCAAATACGCTAAAGCTAAAAGCCATCAAACAAAATAATGCTAATAAAAATCTTCTCATATTCCACCTCCTGAAATATAATAAAATATACCACATAAAAAAAAATCTTGTCAACCTATCTGTTCATTTATTTACAAATTGTTAAAAATTATAAACATAATCTTTTAATTTAAAAAGCATTCATCCTTATTGATGAATAATTGTCTTAACATTTTAGTCTTTTTGCTATTTCTGCAACATGACGCCCCTGAAATTCTGCGATGGCAAGCTCATTATCACTTGGCATCCTGCTCCCATCATGATCAGCTATTGTGGTAGCTCCGTAAGGTGTGCCGCCGGTAATCTCTTTCATATTAAGTAGTCTTTGCTCCGAATAAGGCACACCGACTACTATCATTCCATGATGTAGTAGCACTGTGTGAAAGCTTGTCAACGTCGTTTCCTGACCGCCGTGCTGAGATGCGGTAGAGCTAAATACTGAACCTACCTTGCCAATAAGGGCACCTTTTGCCCATAGACTGCCCGTCTGATCTATAAAATTTTTCATCTGAGAAGCCATGTTTCCAAATCTTGTAGGTGTCCCAAATATAACGGCATCAGCCCCTGCCAAGTCTTCCACACTTGCCACCGGCACATGGGAAAAGCTTTTCTTAGCCTCAAATGCACCTGCATTTTTTAACTGCTCTTCAGTCATAAGCTCAGGCACCTGTAACAGTTTAACGCTTACACCATCAACTGATTCAGCCCCCTTTTTAACTGCTTCGGCTAATTTATAAACATGCCCGTATAAACTATAAAAAACAACATACACTTTTACCATAACTTCCTCCTATCAATTCATACTGTTTTAATAAGATATGGCTAATATTTTAAAAAGCAAGGGTAATAATTTATATTTACTCCACTGCAAACTGCTTAATTTTAGCCGACTTATGTATAATTAAAATTATTTGACAACTCTTTTTAAAATAGTAATAATCTTAAAAATTTTAGAGAGGATGATGTGTATTTTTCACCGAAGGTAATGAGATTTTTGCTGAATATCTATCCGCCATATGTTGGTGCTGGGGTAAAAATTGAATATATCAGAGATGATTGGAAAGAATTAAAAGTATCGATGGTGTTGCGTTGGTATAATAGAAATGCCGTTGGCACGCATTTCGGCGGCAGTCTTTACTCAATGACCGACCCGCATATTATGCTGCTGCTTATGAATTCCCTTGGCAGAGATTATATCGTGTGGGACAAATCAGCCGAAATCGACTTTATAAAGGCAACAAAGGCAAAGGTTTACTGCACTGTTTCAATAACCGATGAAATTATAAATGAGATAAAAGAAAAGACTGCTGACGGAGATAAATTTTACCCGGAGTTTACTCTAAATATTGTCGACGGTAAAGATAATCTGATAGCAAGGGTGAAAAAGATACTTTATGTGAGAAGAAAGTTCTAAGTTCTAAGTTCTAAGTTCTACGTTCTACGTTCTACGTTCTACGTTCTACGTTCGGGGTTAGATATTTTGTTTTAGATGTCAATATTTTTTGGGAAAAATATACAATCTTTTATTTTTAAAAAAAGCCTTATAAGACTTTGAGTGAAACTTGCAAACGGACTTTTCCATCGCGA
Proteins encoded in this window:
- a CDS encoding DUF4442 domain-containing protein, with product MRFLLNIYPPYVGAGVKIEYIRDDWKELKVSMVLRWYNRNAVGTHFGGSLYSMTDPHIMLLLMNSLGRDYIVWDKSAEIDFIKATKAKVYCTVSITDEIINEIKEKTADGDKFYPEFTLNIVDGKDNLIARVKKILYVRRKF
- a CDS encoding rhodanese-like domain-containing protein; protein product: MRRFLLALFCLMAFSFSVFAEANPVADNSKAMVSAAKQMVKEITPQELMDLIKGKVNFVLIDVRTKEEVPAAKIEAKEYYNISRGLIEFMLPKMNIPTDKLIVTYCKVGGRGVLAAETLKRLGYQNVVNLKGGIKGWIEAGFPVTNPLGTFKMVPYELTGCAE
- the wrbA gene encoding NAD(P)H:quinone oxidoreductase codes for the protein MVKVYVVFYSLYGHVYKLAEAVKKGAESVDGVSVKLLQVPELMTEEQLKNAGAFEAKKSFSHVPVASVEDLAGADAVIFGTPTRFGNMASQMKNFIDQTGSLWAKGALIGKVGSVFSSTASQHGGQETTLTSFHTVLLHHGMIVVGVPYSEQRLLNMKEITGGTPYGATTIADHDGSRMPSDNELAIAEFQGRHVAEIAKRLKC